The DNA window aaataaataatataacaagTCGACATACAAATTGCATCCAAGAGTTACAATAGCATACAGATTATGTTTGTGTTTTCAGTTGCATGGTAATCCTAGGAACTAAGGCCCCCAGCTCCACCCAGAGAATCAAAAAGGATGACAAcgtaatttgaaaataaattttacaaccACGGGCATTCAAGCATTGATAACACATTTGAATTGGCACTATGTACCACCACATAGAACCTAAATACACCGTGGAAAGAAGGATTGCCCCACATACCCGCCAGTCATAGCCCTTCTCACATTAGATTCAAACATCTTTGGGTTGTCCCTCAACACTGCTGCAGCATCATGATTAAGGGGATCCTCGTAATTTGGTTCCTGAAagcacaatattaaatgaagtaaACTGAATAGATGTAAAGAGGTCAGAGATACCGAATGCCAACAAAATCACAGGGATGAACTTGATAGTTGAACACACAAAATAATACCGTGAAGAGATGATATAATCCATAAATGATGGTGTTTATATTGAGGACAGGTTTCCAATCTTCTCGCAAGATATTGAGACAGACATTTCCTTCCAAGTCGATGTTTGGATGGTAGACCTGCAAGTTGAACAAACAATGTATAAAGACCATCTTAATCCATTAAAACATTACTTAATTTAGAAAAGCAATGTCTTAATAAAATACCTTGGTTTTGCATTTAACTTTTGGTGCTTCGTGTGGGTAGATTGGGGAAACTTGGAAAGAGAACAAAAACGTTCCACCTCTTCAAACACGAATGAGAGTATTAAGTAAAATAATCATTTCTAGAAAAGAAATGATACAGTTTTTCAGATCATATAACAAAGAAACTAATGAAATACAGAGACTAAACTTTAGAGAAAGTTCATTACAAATAATATCCTTCATCTGGCCGGATAGAAACCTCAAAGCTCATAAGGTCATCCTTGCCATTGGGGAACGTCATGGTGCATGATTTAGGTAAGTTCAGCTCAGAAATATCTGCAACATGCGATGTAATGTAGGAAATGAGTGAGAATGTCAATAAGATAACACCACATAAGAAATGATCTCAACTTCCAAGATTATCTATTTTATATAGTGTTCCTTGAAGCGGACAACTAGAACCAACTTAAATAAGAAAAGTTTGTTTTATAAACTGGTTCAGGATCAAGTTTGTTACTAAAACAAATTCATGTATAGTTTGATCTGCAGAAATCTGTTGTTGATCTATCCCAGTTACTTGATATCACATCAAGTAAAAGGGTCCAGTGGGAGGTGCAAGAAGATTGAACGCAAGATCAAATAATATGCTATGTGTGCGGGTTTCTTTGAGCCAATGAGTTGCTTGAAACATTACAACAGAACTTGCAACTTTCAACTCAACACACACCTCTTTCTTAGCccaagaagagaaacaaaaatctTTTCATCCAAGAGAAATCATCCAACTAATTAATCTTCCTCTCCTTGTACATCaaagttacaaaaaaatattatgagatTGCTAACTTGGGTTGAGAAACATTTTTAAGAACTAACATGTAAACACTACAATAAGGCACGTATTCATCGTCAAAAACTTAAACGAGAGTAATTAAAacagaacaaaataaaaccGTGCAATTACTAACTACAAGGGGCAAACCTTTATGAAGACGCAATTCTCCAGCACTTTGCTTCTTGATCGGCACGCCACCATTAGCATTTTCAGCAAGTTCTCTCTGCTTTTCCTTCACTTTAAATAGCCGAATCATAGCTCCTGTCATAGAAAAAGAACAGCACTAATCAGCCATCAAATCCCTTTAGATTTTCACAAAGATCACGTGTATCAACATAATCTACTCACCGTAACAACAGAAATCAAAATCGCACACAAAACTACTAACCAATCAATcaggaaagaagaaagaagacaaataCCCAGTTAAATACACTAAGGATTTGCTCTAACCACAAAAGGACCCTCCAAAAACATCA is part of the Populus trichocarpa isolate Nisqually-1 chromosome 7, P.trichocarpa_v4.1, whole genome shotgun sequence genome and encodes:
- the LOC7478009 gene encoding NEDD8-conjugating enzyme Ubc12: MIRLFKVKEKQRELAENANGGVPIKKQSAGELRLHKDISELNLPKSCTMTFPNGKDDLMSFEVSIRPDEGYYLGGTFLFSFQVSPIYPHEAPKVKCKTKVYHPNIDLEGNVCLNILREDWKPVLNINTIIYGLYHLFTEPNYEDPLNHDAAAVLRDNPKMFESNVRRAMTGGYVGQSFFPRCI